In Acipenser ruthenus chromosome 1, fAciRut3.2 maternal haplotype, whole genome shotgun sequence, the genomic stretch ATGAGTTTTGGTGTAGATTACTTCACAATACATTAAATATGAAATGTTACCTTCATTTTCCCTGTTGCAGGAGAGCTGCAAGTCCTGTTTGGGGTGGGGTGCtggttgtagtttttttttttttttttttttgtagttgtgtgatcccattgaattgcattcttcttcctcttcctcttcttcttttTGTTAATGGCCTCCAAGCTTCCGCCAAAGCTTATTGTTGCCACCTGAGcccaacattttaatttttttaaaaacagattaaatctCCCTGTTTTCCTAATGGATTTCCCTATATACCTGACCATACCCCTGTCTATTCTATTACTATCCCCTATACCATCTCTAAAAAAAATGATTCTGAATATTCAAAGCACTCAACTCTTCCCCTACCTCTAATTTCACTTCCCTATATGTAGCACATTCAACCATCAGGTGTTCCACAGTTTCCATAACACCACATCTcatacataacccattctcatgcGCTCCAATTCTATAGAAATGTTCATTTAAAGTTGAATGTCCTATAAACAGCCTTATTAGGTTAACTTCCTCCAGTCTATTCCCTCCATACCATCCTTCCCACAAACTGACTTTGTGATTTATATAATTTATGCAATTTTTCCCCTATTCCACATATTCTGCCATTCATCCACTATAATTTGttctattattttataatactcCCATAACCTGCATCACTTTCTTCACTGTCATCCGCCCTCTCATTCCCCTCTATTCCTATATGCACTGGAATCCACACAAAAACCACATACAATCCTAACTACACACATTCTGACAGTAGATACATGACTTCCTGTACTAAATCTGTACCTTCTATCCCCTTTTCCTTCATTCTTAATTGCCTGTAGCCCTGATAACGAATCTGGAAAAATGACTGCCTTATCTTAACCTCTATAATCCATTGTAATGCCAAAATAATCCTGATTAGTTCAGATGTCATAATAGACACGTTATATGTAATATCTACACATTTTCCTACCTTGAATTCTGGAATGTAATAAGCTGCTCCAACCCTACTATCATCTTTATTTTTAGACTTATCTATAAAAATCTTACAGTAATTTTCCCATACATAGTTTACCCATTTCCCCCCGACAGTTCACAGAAAAACCCTCTTTCCTCCTTTTCTTTatcttttaataaatacaaatcaatcaCTGGATTTTTAGAACACCATGGACTAATGagagtgtttatattttttagtcTCACCCTTCCTTTACAGTCTTTCAATGTTACCGGCTCCTCAATATCTTTCTTATTTCTCACCCTTTCTCACACTCATTCCTTTTCCTCATCAATACCTCATACTCCCAACAGGGCTCAAAAATCACTTTAACATGATTTTCATCGCCTCCATTCATTATCTTAGCCCAACACCCAATTCTTATCATCTTCCTTCTTAAACAGAGAGGCATTTCCCCAGCAACTACTTGCAATGCTGCAGCATATTCTCAGAGCCCTAGATTGTACCACATCCAATTTTCCCAGCTCCTTACTAGCTGCTTCCTCATATACCATACATCCATAATCCAGTATAGGCCTGATCAGCGCTCTGTAGATCATTAACAGAGTGTTTATACTTGCTCCCCGTGAGTTCCCTGATATACTCCTCAGCAGGTTCATCCTTGCCTTACatctcacatttttttttctatctgaGTCCATTTCAACTTCTCATCCAACAAACCCCCCAGAAATTTAAACACTGGCACTATCTTTAACATCATCCCATCAAACTCAGTTCTAATGTCTTCTGTTTTCTTCTTACCAGCAAAAATAACCCCTTCATTTTTTGACCCCccataaatgtattttcttcaatTTCCCATTCAGCACTTGAATCCCACTTTCCAAATTCCTATGTCTTCTCCAAACCACACAGTCATCTGCATACATTAAAATGTCCTTATCTTCAACAGATTTTTatcataatattaaaaataagcaGAGACACAACACTTTCTTGAGGAACTCCATTCTCAATCTCTACTACTTGAGAGACAATTCCCTATTTTAACCTGCATTTTCCTATTTTCTAAAAAGTTTTTAAACCATCTAAACATGTTCCCTACTATCCCCAAATTATGCATTTTAACCAAAACCCCCTCCCTCCATACCATATCATATGGTTGGAGGGAAGGCTGgaggctgttggagaaattcCGAACCTATCAGCGCTCTGGAAaatgccaactactagacaggagtcccccaaggatcagtcttgggtcctctcctgttctctctacacccgctccctaggcactctcatcgcatcctatggctTCTCATAccacttctatgctgatgatgctcagatcttcctcccCTTCCCTAcaatcccctcctgtatctctagcTGTCTGTCTGGTCTTCTCTttgatgcactcacatcacctcaaacctgatctccttttcttcccctcctctgatctatctatctccattcctctaggaatctaccacgctctctccatccacctcagccaagaaccttggagtaaccctggacaCCTGCCtttcctactcccagcacatctccactctagcacgcacctgccgtttcttcctgagcaacatacaaagaatctgaCCCCCCTttaccaactactccacgcaactcgtcatccaggccctggtactctccagcctagactactgcaactccctcctggctggcctccctgcgtccgccacccgtccgctccagctcatccagaactctgctgctcgtctggtgttctctctgcctcgcttctcccatgctactccactggcttctgatcaccgcttgcatccagttgaagcctcttgtactcgcctaacgatgccttgaccagacttcacccagctacctccagaccctcatctctccctacccccaacctctccgctctgcctgcaggACTGGCTGTACCtacgctacgctcccctgcttccagagcccactccttctccactgTATTTGGACAGCTGTGGAGGGATGTTGAATGGCCCAGAGACACAAGCCTGGTCATTCTGGAAACCTTAGGCCACCCTGCATCCAACAAGTCCCCCGTTGTCCCCCTACCCCTTAGGGTTTAGTTTCCAGACCCACCCTTACTTGCACTGATTTTCAATCattaattatttgaaaaaaaaaaaaaaacacttatttggCCCTACTTTTTACCTACTTTGAGGTGCTGTAGAATGGCCTAGGAAAAGCCCAGAGACAAGCCTGGTCATTTTGGAAACCTTAGGCCCCCCTGCATCCACTGTCGTACtgggttttgtatttgctcttattaggagcaaagtcattgtattttatatcttgatcttaattgtactataaatcttgatatgtatttttttgtttacaactgtaagtcgccctgggtaagggcatctgctaagaaataaataataatagcacaaCAGCTATGGCAAAGATATTCTATTACACGATCTCTGCAAATGCACTGATGAACTGTGTTTTTCTTATAACTTACATAATATCATCATTCACCAGTTATATATTTCATCAGTGAACTCTGGGCAACAGGGAAACAgacttttatgtttttaaaatgtttaaacagtgAGAAAATCAGACATAATACCTATGATTCTGGAGGGATGTAAGGGGAGACGCTTGAGAGCAATGCATTCCGGGATAATTGTGTAAAAAGGTCTTGTCTGGTGTTTGAGGTGTTCTTGTCTTGTTGCTCTTGGGGTGTGTGTTGTAGCAAACCTGAAGTAATTCTTCATGTATCTATCTGTAGGCTCTTGCTATAGCCCATTAATGTAAACACCTCTATTGATTGGCTTTGTTTTTGTTAGTTCATTTGGCCCAATAAAtcatcttttgttttcatttatacgTGCCTTGTGCACTACAAACAAGCATGTTAGTGACATTCACCACCCAAATATGAAAATTCTAAATGACAGCGATCGGTAACATGAAACACAACCTACATTGACTGAATGCTCATGTAACAATATACACAGACAGGGTGACTTCAGATTGTGATATACTCTAACCACAAAGCTTTATTTGGGCCCtattcacacacacagaatgtcattattttatgttttttgattaatttaaataaagcCTGGTGTTCACAAAGTTTTCaaagaaatgttaaaataataaacacttcAAAAAATGTTACTAACAAAACATTGCCTAAAACAATACATTAAGTTATGAACAGGGCCCATCGTGTTATTGAATTTTTTTATGTTCATCAAATATCTGTTGTGACAGATTAAATAGTCGATATATGAAAAAAAGCAGTGTTAGCATttaaggctggtttatacttctctTGCAGACAAAAACAGTACGTCAGCTGCAGACACGTCTATGGGGGTAACAGAAGGATTGAAGCACCCCCAAGTACACAGACTTTTTGACGCAGCAAACTTATCGTAGTTGTCggtcatactttcagccagtctgcGTTACTGCCAGTGTTGACTTGtgactagggttgccaacaggatCCACAATCCCGGGACACTTTGAGACAGAACTGGATTTTAAAATTGCCCCTAAACTGAATAaagtgaatgtgtaaattggctcCTATATATTTGCTAAAATGAACACGGTTGCTGAATTACTATGagcagcaaaaaagtaaaactGATCAGCCGTTCTCCATACTGCCTCCGATCAGACGTACTGAACAGCTGAGCAACATTACTGATTTGACTGGGAGAGTAATTGCATGttaatgaacagaaaataaatagcgacgTTAAATAGTGactcaaaatatatatacacaaacacacacacacatatatataaagaataacaataatacaaataaaaatacattgtattcattattattgttattatacaaGTGTTTGCTGCGCATGGTATTTAAGCACCAATATTAATTTTAGCAAAGCTTCATTtatgctttaatttcattcagtttaggggcaagtttaaaatcctgcTCTGTTGTTCATGTTTATGAACGTCTTCTATTAACAGCTCCTCAAAAACTTGCTCCATCGCATTTCACTAGCTTACGACCATgcgacaaatgttggattttttcaacatTGTCCAGCCCTGTGCGTTTTGCGGTtgcagacacacaagaaaaggccATACAACTTTTTTAAAAAGACGCAGCACGCGGCAGTGCAGATGATGTCATTCCGACCGTCGGACACCACTGACTGTCGGAAGTTTAAACCAACCCTTACTACCGTTAAAAAAGGAATGTGTTAACATTTACTACCTTGAAAAAAGCAGTGTTAGCACTTACTACCTTGATTTCAGCTAACACTAACATCATACAATAAATTGGTTTTGCCATTGCAAGAGtagaaaatgtcacatttatatTGAGTTATTGGGTGCAGGATGTTTAATGTTATGTCAGTCCTTTCAGGAAAGGTGGTTTAGGAATAATCATGCTTTACAATAGTACTTTACCATCACTTTATTGCAGCAGAATGTGAAATTAAATCAGCAAAAcctttttgtaaatattaaatgtataatcttaatgaacaaaaaaaacaacaactaaagaCTACAGTTGATTCAGAACCAACTTACAGCATTCTCCCAATTTAGCTGGGTCAGTTACAGTGGaatatttattgatttgagaTTTAACTCCCAGCGACTGTGCCAGATCTCTTGCAGTGCCGTCACTGCCAATGGTTGTCCCCAGTGCCACCAGAAGTCTGAAGATGGCCTCCTTGTCTTGTACCACCTCAAGGATAGTGCTGACCATGGAAAGGCATTGCGCCTTCCCTTCAAGGTCCGCCACCTTATGCAGGCACCCTGCATAATTAAGGACCAGGGTGGCCAATGCAACATGAATGTTTTTGTTGCTGACCGCTCTCAGTTCCATTGCCTGTGACATCACCATCTCCCTCATTGACATCAGCAGCGTCTGGCCCCACTGGCCTGCAAAGCTATTGCACAGAGTCCTAAGGACCAGCATTTGATTAGCTGGTTTCCCCTGGGGGCCCATCAGGTTTAGCAGGTGATTGCAGAATTGAACACCATCTTTTTCACTGTAGAACTGTTCATTCACCACAGGGTGCCTCACTGCTAGGCGAAGGATATCCAAGACAGGAAAGACAATATCTAAAACAAGCATGGGTGATGGTTACAAGTTACATTTTCTCTTTATTTATATCACTAAAATTAACCAGTGTGCTCAAAAAAGCGCTAAAACTAGTCGTCTGTCTTCCGTCCACCTATAACTCATACAGCTGCAAAGAACGCTTCCCTTTCAAGTACACAAAGTGCTCTGGGCTGCCAACAATGTGTAATTCTCTAGTTATGGATTTAGGCAAAGTCAGCTCATAACACAAGTGTCTAAAAATGATCAAATTACTTACATTAAGGGATCAAAATATGTATCAGCTAATTAAACAGACAAAAactactaaagaaaaaaaatcgtTATCTGGGTTGTCATGGCAACTGTGGGCGGCGCCTACTACTTGCAAAACCCTGAATCATACTAAGATGCAAGTACCTTCAGGCCAGTGGGCAGTTTTCCACAATATCTCAATTTCCTCTGTTGTAGGTTTTTCTGCAGCATTGAGATTGGAGACAGTTGACAGCAGCTTTTCAAGCTTCTGGATACCATCATCAGACAACTTCTGTTCATTTGGTGCTCCTCGGTTTAATTCCTTCAACTTAGCTACAGAAAGGAAGAGaggtttgaaaaatattttttgttttaacattactgaaaaaacaaaaaaacaacaacaatcaaTTCTAAATGTTTACTATATTCTGACTAAATAATGCATTTAGTCTGCTTGGCCCAAATGTATAACCCAGTATAACTTGttccaaatacatattttttaatgcaattaaaCCACTATCCTGGTCCTAAACATATAATTATTTAACTGATATTCTATAAATCCTGATCTGGAATGACCCTTgagaagaaaatatttttaatttcagaAAAATAAGTGAGACCAAGAATACCCAAAATCTGTGTTGCATTTGCCTGCTCAAATTTTACAGGGTCTGTCTtcggaaaataaatatttgttggaGCAGATGTTGATTGCAGTGCATTTGAGGAGTAAGCACTTCCacctaaaataaatataaaaagaggaATAAATAAAAGTCCTATTAAGGTGTCTTGGTAACAGTCATAGCAAAGAACAATAAAAACATTCTCCTTAGCTTGAATGTCAGAGGTTTCAATTTAACCCATTACTGTGCAAATACTACACATGCATTCCATATCCTCTAAATAAAACATGGAACATGCAAAGGGAACATGACAATCATGTGAAAAGATATGAAAATGTGCCTGGTTTGGTAACTACTAACATGGACAGATGTTACATTTCTGTATTGAAAATATCAGATCAACCTACCTGTAAAAGGATCTGCTGCCCCAGCAGGTGCAACTGTACTTGGACCAGATCCAGGAATATAGCGCCCAGAACCTTCAAGAAGAaaacattaatgtaaaaaaaaattaaaaaagcaacaaataGCCAAACAGGCCTATTATATAAACTTATTGACATGTTTACAGCATTTCAAAACACAGCTTTTACCGTCTTGGTATACCTGCAAACATTGCTTAATGTCTGTATACTTTTCAAGTACAGTGCAGATGAAATCCTGTGTATGTAAATGAAACAGTAGGTCTACAATTCAAGAACTGTACTTTATACAAATGCATTAGTATTCATTGGGGCTGCTAGACACAGTTACTGTACATCCCACTTGGTTATAAATAGCACTGCACAGTTAATATGCTCTTTCAAATTAGCCTTTCCACCAAGGGATAATATCTCAAATTTGTTACAGAATTAcatagtgtggcagggcagaagccctgctgctgtaaatagtgtgtgtgtgggaatgtaaggttgacagggatggggttaaatctatccctgccagcaatcacaggtgtgaccattccccaattagcataatttgcacatttgttttgtgtgcGATTTAAATAAATGACTAATAAAAAAGTTTTGTTTATACTTTAATGTAGCTTCATTAGTTTTGGTGGTGTTTTAGGAAAATGAGATACATGTGAATTTGATTTAAGAAAATGGGAAAATATTCTTATGCAATTCAGCCTTAGTGCTTACTTTTATGCGTAAATGCATTTCCGTATATAATTTtcttaagtttaaaaaatgttaatgaaaaaacaatatttaaaagatgttaggtttcttaaaaaaaaaaaaaaaagatttcaatctTGTAAtgaaaattaatacataaaatagAATAGCAGGAACCAATCACTCGGATTTTGAGCCCCCCACCTCTTCAGTTCCTGGTTGGAAGCACACTACAATAAAATACCTTAATCCTGAGCTCCATACTAAAGCTGGGGACCAGCTAGTCCCCAACTTTGCTCCCCATCTTTCTTGTTGCAGTTGGTACCAAGTTaatatgcagctggggatggtgctGAGATAGTCCCATATTACCTCGTCCACAACCTGGTATGCAGCTCTGTATTAAATCtgcaagtttgttgcaattgaccctatGCTCCCTGGGTGGTGTGTGTTGTGTAAAGGTGCAATCAACGGTTATATTTAGTTGCAGTGAAAGACGCACCACGAACACAGCCCCAACACCTAACTccctccaccagacaaaggatttatCCTTCCTTCTATACACGTGGCCACTCCTCAATTAGCATAAACTACCTaactggagaatggccacacctgtgattgctggcaggaaCAAATttaaccccaccccccccccccccaacctccaccctccaccctccaccccccacactatttacagcaaaACTATATACCTGTAAAGGGATCTGCTCCACTTGCACTGGAGCCTCCAGCAGAAGCAGGAACATAGCGGCCCGAACCTGCAAGAAGAGAGTAAGGAGACAGAGAAAgtaaaataagactcccattgcatagcaatttgatccattcttggagtttaataaggcacacctgagTGTATTACCTATACaatggggctaatcaagcacataataaaacctggaatgggtgaaactgctatgcaatatcaCAAAATTGTTTAGACATAAAAATGAAGCATCCCCATGTACAGGGAATGACGTCACTAATAGAATGGTTGGTGATcatgaaacaaaatgtatgtgGATGGTTTATACCATTGATATGGTCAGAGATGTGTTGTTTTACTGGACAACATCCCTTAATGGAATGTGAGAGAATCATAAAATGCAGTCGTATACTAAATCTCAAAGACATTATCTGAAAGCATGCATTTATCTAATACgacaaatatgaagtcactatctTAAATGGTGttcaacattttatatatatatatatatatatatatatatatatatatatatatatatatatatatatatatataaacacacacacacacacacacacacacacggttttgGGAGTGCAACAGCTTTGTAAATCTAATGTCACAAAAAAGTTTTTTCTTGCAGGATACTAAATCACACTGCCACAATGTGACATTTTGCCCAAAGAGTTTCTGtaacattaaacattttatgaTATATTGTAGAAGCTGTTGAAGAAATGAAGATTTACAAGATTTACAAGATTTACAAAAACATGTACTTTTCCTAACCTTATTATATAATGTGAATTAACCTCCTTACAATACAAATAGGATCAGGATCGCAAcaaaagcagctttttgaagAATGCACTTGCCTGTAAATGGATCTGAGTGTCCTGTCTCTGTGCGTCCCACAGTATTTCCTTTAGTGTTCTCTATGATAAAGTTGGCTACCTGGTCTAAGAACATGGGGTTCAAGTCGTTCTTTTCCAGAAAATTGTGTGCAGTTAACCAAGGGTCATCAGCAACATTATAGGGTAGTTTCATTGAAGGACCTCCTTCATTTACATCGATAGTAAAAACAAAATCATACtcctaaagaaagaaaaagaaagaaagaaagaaaaaagaaagggtgAGATATTGATTAGTCTTCTGACTTCACATTGCTACatctttaaaatatttcaaaataatgtatacattGCCTCTCCCTATCCATCACTGGTCTCCCCAAACTAGTAATTTCTACTTTTCAAGAACCATTATTATTAAATAGATCTTTAAAACATTACTCATGCAAACACAGTTGCAGAAATAAAAATTGTTTAAATAGCAGTGCTAGATAAAAAGTGCAGTATGCGCACTGTTCCAGTGGGATATGGTGGAACTTACTTTCCCCTCAAACAGTACTCTTCCAGATGTCTGCTGTGTTGCCCCAGATGAGCCAACGACATCCCCAATCTTCAGCCAGTTACTGTCAGAGACACTCCACTGATACGCCTGCACCATCTCTCCATCTTTAATAAGCCGTGTCTGCCCATCCCGGGTACCTTAACAGTAAGAGTGAGGCTTTAACACAATCCAGGATCTAACATAGTTAAACA encodes the following:
- the LOC117421312 gene encoding phospholipase A-2-activating protein-like, yielding MASSNTYRLSCSVPGHEMDVRGLASTSFPEGAFVSVSRDRTGRVWVPNMGPNRSFTEMHCMHGHTNFVSCVCIIAPNETYPRGLIATGGNDNNICVFSLDRPDPLYILKGHKNTVCTLSAGKFGTLLSGSWDTTAKVWLNDKCMMSLQGHTAAVWAVKILPEQGLMLTGSADKSIKLWKAGRCEKTYTGHEDCVRGLAVVNNTEFFSCSNDASIRRWHVDGECLQVYYGHTNYIYSISVFPNGQDFISTGEDRSIRIWKNGECAQTIRLPAQSVWCCCILDNGDIVVGASDGIIRVFTESDERIASAEDIKAFENELSQSTIDAKTGDLGDIKMEELPGREHLNEPGTRDGQTRLIKDGEMVQAYQWSVSDSNWLKIGDVVGSSGATQQTSGRVLFEGKEYDFVFTIDVNEGGPSMKLPYNVADDPWLTAHNFLEKNDLNPMFLDQVANFIIENTKGNTVGRTETGHSDPFTGSGRYVPASAGGSSASGADPFTGSGRYIPGSGPSTVAPAGAADPFTGGSAYSSNALQSTSAPTNIYFPKTDPVKFEQANATQILAKLKELNRGAPNEQKLSDDGIQKLEKLLSTVSNLNAAEKPTTEEIEILWKTAHWPEDIVFPVLDILRLAVRHPVVNEQFYSEKDGVQFCNHLLNLMGPQGKPANQMLVLRTLCNSFAGQWGQTLLMSMREMVMSQAMELRAVSNKNIHVALATLVLNYAGCLHKVADLEGKAQCLSMVSTILEVVQDKEAIFRLLVALGTTIGSDGTARDLAQSLGVKSQINKYSTVTDPAKLGECCKLVLNQL